One window of Chloroflexus aggregans DSM 9485 genomic DNA carries:
- a CDS encoding 2-keto-4-pentenoate hydratase: MPEQSVASSGVTEATIATLAQRLDRAWEERFTIAPLTESEGIEDAATAYRIQTHWTTLRLARGERIIGRKIGLTSKAVQEQMGVNEPDYGTLWASRYFPAVNGRAEAPAAIFLQPRVEGELAFLIGETLDWPEITPQQVMAATVALAAAIEIVDSRIDRWRIKLADTIADNASYGGITLGPWSKALRGSDLRTIGMVMSHNGKPTVFGAGAAALGHPAVAVAWLANKLRSFGIPLQAGDIVISGALAATIPAQQGDIFVLEMHGQPPLSLRFT, from the coding sequence ATGCCTGAGCAATCAGTAGCGAGCAGCGGCGTCACGGAAGCAACAATTGCAACGTTAGCGCAGCGTCTCGACCGAGCGTGGGAAGAGCGTTTCACCATTGCCCCGCTGACCGAGAGCGAGGGAATTGAAGATGCTGCAACCGCGTATCGCATTCAAACGCACTGGACAACGTTGCGGTTGGCGCGGGGTGAGCGGATCATCGGGCGCAAAATTGGCCTGACCAGCAAGGCTGTACAAGAGCAGATGGGGGTCAACGAACCGGATTACGGCACGCTCTGGGCATCACGCTACTTCCCGGCGGTCAACGGGCGCGCCGAGGCACCGGCAGCGATCTTTCTCCAACCGAGAGTTGAGGGGGAACTTGCATTTCTCATTGGTGAAACACTCGATTGGCCCGAGATTACGCCACAACAGGTGATGGCGGCAACGGTAGCGTTGGCTGCTGCGATTGAGATTGTCGATAGCCGGATCGACCGTTGGCGGATCAAACTCGCCGACACCATCGCCGACAATGCCTCGTATGGTGGGATCACCCTTGGCCCGTGGAGCAAAGCCCTACGAGGGAGCGATCTGCGAACCATCGGTATGGTGATGAGTCACAACGGCAAACCGACAGTGTTTGGTGCCGGTGCAGCGGCACTCGGTCATCCGGCGGTGGCAGTTGCATGGCTGGCCAACAAACTGCGCAGCTTTGGCATCCCGCTCCAAGCCGGTGATATTGTCATTTCAGGCGCGCTAGCGGCCACCATCCCGGCGCAGCAAGGTGATATTTTCGTATTAGAAATGCATGGTCAGCCGCCACTCAGCTTGCGGTTTACATAG
- a CDS encoding metal ABC transporter substrate-binding protein, protein MRHLQRIIGILLTTLLIVACGQTPVAQPTGTPGNETAALPTTAPTTAPAPTEVPTAQPTVAPEPLAVMASTTIVADVVRQIGGERVKVETIVPPGADGHNYEPTPQDLARVSTARIIFTVGAGYEEFLDRLIASSGTKAEVVSLSENLALRTLREEEVGNVMHSHEHGDEHGDEHGVGATDPHTWTDPSNVKIWVDVIASNLSRLDPANGSFYTERAAAYQRQLDELDRWIAEQFAAIPAERRLIVADHILFGYMADRYGLQQVGAIIPGVSTSATPSAQELAALQDLITKRGIKAIFVGEIANSQLAEQIARDTGAKIVTVLTETLTDANGPGATYIDYMRFNVQQIVNALR, encoded by the coding sequence ATGCGACATTTGCAGCGAATCATCGGTATCCTATTGACAACATTGCTAATTGTCGCATGTGGTCAAACCCCGGTCGCCCAACCGACCGGAACACCGGGTAACGAAACAGCCGCCCTGCCGACCACTGCGCCAACAACAGCACCAGCTCCGACCGAAGTACCAACTGCTCAACCGACTGTAGCGCCCGAACCGCTTGCCGTCATGGCCAGCACGACCATCGTGGCCGACGTAGTACGTCAGATCGGCGGTGAACGGGTGAAGGTGGAGACGATCGTACCGCCCGGCGCCGATGGTCACAACTATGAGCCAACACCACAAGATTTAGCTCGGGTAAGCACGGCCAGGATAATCTTTACCGTTGGCGCCGGATACGAAGAGTTTCTCGATCGGCTGATCGCCAGTTCGGGGACGAAGGCCGAAGTCGTTAGCTTGTCCGAGAACCTCGCCTTGCGCACACTACGCGAGGAAGAGGTTGGCAATGTTATGCATAGCCACGAGCATGGTGATGAACACGGTGATGAACACGGTGTTGGTGCAACCGATCCCCATACATGGACCGATCCGAGCAACGTCAAGATTTGGGTCGATGTGATTGCCTCAAATCTAAGTCGGCTCGATCCGGCAAATGGATCATTCTACACCGAGCGTGCCGCCGCTTATCAGCGCCAACTCGATGAACTCGACCGTTGGATTGCCGAGCAGTTTGCCGCAATCCCTGCCGAACGACGGTTGATCGTGGCGGATCATATTCTTTTCGGCTACATGGCCGATCGATACGGTTTGCAGCAGGTCGGTGCCATTATTCCCGGTGTTAGCACCAGCGCAACACCTTCGGCCCAAGAACTTGCTGCCTTGCAAGATCTGATCACCAAGCGGGGAATCAAGGCGATCTTTGTCGGTGAAATAGCCAACTCGCAACTGGCCGAGCAGATCGCACGCGATACAGGAGCCAAGATCGTGACGGTTCTTACCGAAACCCTGACCGATGCCAACGGGCCGGGGGCAACGTATATCGACTATATGCGCTTTAACGTACAACAGATAGTTAATGCGCTGCGCTAA
- a CDS encoding ANTAR domain-containing response regulator, whose amino-acid sequence MPQTRLVIADDESIIRMNLKETLVSLGYLVVGEAGDGVSVINLARELRPDLVLMDIKMPKLDGIQAARILTEEKIAPVLLLTAYSDRDLVERAKEAGVVNYIVKPFREAELLPAIEIAIARYQEFLEMDRQVADLKETLETRKLVERAKGILMDTQGLKEAEAFRKIQQLSMNTRKSMKEIAQAILLAHEI is encoded by the coding sequence ATGCCCCAGACGCGACTGGTGATCGCCGACGATGAATCGATCATCCGCATGAATCTAAAAGAAACGCTCGTCAGTCTCGGCTATCTGGTAGTCGGCGAAGCCGGTGATGGCGTAAGCGTCATCAACCTCGCCCGTGAGTTACGTCCTGATCTCGTCTTGATGGACATCAAGATGCCGAAACTTGACGGTATTCAGGCCGCACGCATTTTGACCGAAGAGAAGATCGCGCCGGTTCTGCTACTGACGGCATACTCCGACCGCGATCTCGTTGAGCGCGCCAAAGAGGCGGGGGTCGTCAATTATATTGTGAAGCCATTCCGCGAGGCCGAGCTTTTGCCTGCCATCGAGATTGCCATTGCCCGCTATCAAGAGTTCCTCGAAATGGATCGGCAAGTCGCCGATCTGAAAGAGACGCTCGAAACACGCAAACTGGTCGAGCGCGCCAAAGGCATTCTGATGGACACGCAAGGCTTGAAGGAAGCCGAGGCCTTCCGCAAGATACAGCAACTGTCGATGAATACGCGCAAGTCCATGAAAGAGATCGCACAAGCAATTCTGCTGGCGCACGAGATTTAG
- a CDS encoding metal ABC transporter permease, with protein sequence MIDLLTAPLAYSFMQRGLIAALLVGIVCSVVGVYVVLRGMAFLGDALAHAILPGIAVGYLVNGANRGTLFWWALGTALVSTFSIGAISRATKIREDTAIGIVFAAMLALGVALISTVRNSAVDLSHFLFGNILGVSESDLWRITLFGIVVITVIILFYKELMVITFDPILAATLRLPVRFFDVLLLTLLAIAIVVAIQTVGVALTIAILVTPPATTAFFTHRMHTMMIAATGLAMIAGVVGLYASYYFSIASGSAIVLTSTLIFVLVWIGSRLRRRNV encoded by the coding sequence ATGATTGATCTTCTGACAGCTCCGTTGGCGTATTCCTTCATGCAGCGCGGACTGATCGCAGCGCTGTTGGTCGGTATTGTCTGCTCCGTCGTCGGTGTGTATGTCGTACTACGCGGGATGGCGTTTTTGGGCGATGCACTGGCCCACGCCATCTTACCCGGCATTGCCGTCGGCTACCTCGTTAACGGGGCCAACCGCGGGACGCTGTTTTGGTGGGCATTGGGAACGGCGCTGGTCAGCACATTTTCGATTGGCGCCATCAGCCGGGCTACTAAGATTCGTGAAGACACCGCCATTGGGATCGTCTTTGCCGCGATGCTCGCGCTGGGTGTCGCCCTCATTTCAACCGTGCGCAATTCGGCGGTTGATCTGTCACACTTCCTGTTTGGCAATATTTTGGGGGTCAGCGAGAGCGATCTCTGGCGGATCACCCTCTTCGGCATAGTGGTCATCACGGTGATTATCCTCTTCTACAAGGAGCTGATGGTGATCACCTTTGACCCGATTCTTGCCGCGACCTTGCGCTTACCGGTACGATTCTTCGATGTGCTCTTGCTCACGTTACTGGCTATCGCGATTGTCGTTGCCATTCAAACGGTCGGCGTCGCGCTGACCATCGCCATTCTGGTGACACCACCGGCAACCACAGCGTTCTTTACCCATCGTATGCACACCATGATGATCGCGGCCACCGGCCTGGCAATGATTGCCGGCGTGGTGGGACTCTATGCCTCATACTACTTTAGCATCGCTTCGGGGTCGGCGATTGTGCTGACCAGCACCCTCATCTTTGTGTTGGTATGGATCGGTTCGCGTCTGCGTCGGCGTAACGTCTGA
- the rsmI gene encoding 16S rRNA (cytidine(1402)-2'-O)-methyltransferase, which translates to MGTLYLVATPIGNLEDITLRALRVLREVRLIAAEDTRHTRILLDHYQIATPCISYHEHNKLVRRDEILAALQTGDVALVSDAGTPAIADPGQELVQVCLAAGHTVIPIPGPSAPVAALVASGMATDRFAFIGFLPRRPRERRELLREIADLTLTIICFETPHRLLEALHDIAATLGARQLAVANDLTKRFEAIVRGTAAELVEHFTQHTPRGEFTIVIAGAVPSGERKRDRRRLRATAETVSPEAIAAYLRELVAQGVSGSTAVRRTAQELRVPKNAVYDVWQDIFGT; encoded by the coding sequence ATGGGCACGTTGTATCTCGTTGCTACGCCGATCGGCAATCTCGAAGACATTACCTTGCGCGCCTTGCGTGTGTTGCGCGAGGTGCGGTTGATCGCCGCCGAAGATACACGCCATACCCGCATCTTGCTCGATCACTATCAGATCGCGACGCCGTGCATTTCGTACCACGAACACAACAAGCTGGTCCGGCGCGATGAGATACTGGCTGCGTTGCAGACGGGTGATGTTGCGTTGGTATCTGATGCCGGCACGCCGGCCATTGCCGATCCGGGCCAAGAGCTGGTCCAGGTGTGTCTGGCAGCAGGGCATACCGTGATCCCGATCCCCGGCCCGAGCGCGCCGGTAGCGGCGCTTGTCGCTTCGGGTATGGCAACCGACCGGTTTGCCTTCATCGGTTTTTTGCCGCGCCGGCCGCGTGAACGGCGCGAATTGTTGCGCGAGATCGCCGATCTGACGTTGACGATCATCTGTTTCGAGACGCCGCACCGCTTGCTTGAGGCGCTCCACGACATCGCCGCCACGTTGGGTGCGCGTCAATTAGCCGTCGCCAATGATCTCACCAAACGGTTTGAGGCGATTGTGCGCGGCACGGCGGCGGAACTGGTCGAGCATTTTACCCAACACACGCCCCGCGGCGAGTTTACAATCGTAATCGCCGGGGCAGTGCCGTCTGGGGAACGAAAGCGCGATCGCCGTCGTCTCCGAGCCACTGCCGAGACGGTTTCGCCAGAGGCTATCGCCGCCTATTTGCGTGAACTTGTCGCACAAGGGGTCAGTGGTAGCACTGCTGTGCGTCGTACTGCCCAGGAATTAAGGGTCCCTAAAAATGCAGTCTACGACGTGTGGCAAGACATCTTCGGTACCTAA
- a CDS encoding CapA family protein: MNIRHWLAIVAFLVVIPVRTVTAQSTTASLWALNRCGAGDTVQYTLLAAGAIDPAALAPGGVEIPSYTEAFRPLQPFLAAADLGMAILAGPLAGGTAPAFATALAEHKLLLLGAAHPRLLDLGPSGVTATLQTLSRYGIYQHGAADSRDAPPFLKVTVPHPSAPLTVGFLSATWGLDGNADPRSQINILADVAGVLPSITTAIEQARQQTELVVVMAIWGQPNDPDPTQARLNAARNLIAAGADVVIGSIPGTTATVDWVRAGDREGLLIVSPGDLIGSATSPAFLAYIGVARDTDGAVRVTGFRYLPINPGNGNRGPTPLPDVPNELATLLGDPGRLHAVPSTPPPTKVEVCPAIVLPEAPNIPIPGDFARFYQTFGNDRSHDLINAIALLGLPLGSPRRELTGDCRQEVAVLYTERQRLELHPENDWPYRVQGSHLGTVAFRYSYPNESVIPRTNLDDPATFAHPRFRAFYERYGGLSMFGYPISGALIERDPNTGRDLVVQYFERARFELDPVIPPPENPLWQVRLGLLGREVGSLAMNILCPTSIAPAASSSLPATIPALTPTIADVAQRDGGETLAITALIVLALAFVGTLMVAMYDLYRYAERHPIAGLNRRRGHPATSSDSLSPRTETWQEQLKRFPSWRRPASSSESESREDTAMPTAPKSFLLKWHKGKRDTESATPKRPAWRQPSRSRTNQTQPTESSSAHITDQRPALTNPRSIDTLRQPTNESGSPESSHNRAEREWLDEATSNLFPNRTDHPVDWSDLPPAERERWMQELGPLTETMDTDVPPAERARWQAEIETPTPMDEPDWDHTEPPVSPPANSRATRRLEDTTAEPPQQPPGDDDELLRKLLGIY, encoded by the coding sequence ATGAACATCCGGCATTGGCTTGCAATCGTAGCCTTCCTGGTGGTGATCCCCGTTCGCACGGTCACTGCCCAGTCCACCACGGCATCGCTTTGGGCACTGAATCGATGTGGCGCCGGGGATACCGTTCAGTATACGCTGCTGGCGGCCGGTGCGATTGATCCAGCAGCACTTGCTCCCGGTGGTGTGGAAATTCCCAGCTACACTGAGGCGTTTAGGCCGTTGCAGCCATTCTTGGCGGCAGCCGATCTAGGGATGGCAATACTCGCCGGTCCGCTCGCCGGTGGAACCGCACCGGCATTTGCGACAGCGTTGGCCGAACATAAGTTGTTACTGCTGGGGGCAGCGCATCCCCGCCTTCTCGACCTCGGCCCGTCCGGTGTTACCGCTACACTCCAGACGTTATCACGCTACGGTATCTATCAGCACGGTGCTGCCGATAGCCGGGATGCGCCACCGTTCTTGAAAGTTACCGTTCCCCATCCGAGCGCACCACTGACCGTTGGCTTTCTTAGTGCGACATGGGGGTTAGATGGTAACGCCGATCCACGAAGTCAGATCAATATCTTAGCCGACGTAGCCGGGGTATTGCCGAGCATTACCACGGCGATTGAACAGGCTCGCCAACAAACCGAACTCGTTGTGGTCATGGCAATATGGGGGCAACCGAACGACCCCGATCCCACCCAAGCGCGGCTCAACGCAGCGCGTAACCTGATTGCCGCCGGAGCCGATGTGGTAATCGGAAGTATTCCGGGAACGACTGCTACCGTCGATTGGGTGCGGGCCGGTGATCGGGAAGGGTTGTTGATCGTTTCACCGGGTGACTTGATCGGTAGCGCAACCTCACCGGCATTCCTTGCTTACATTGGTGTGGCCCGTGATACCGATGGTGCCGTGCGCGTGACCGGCTTTCGCTATTTGCCGATTAATCCCGGCAACGGCAATCGCGGACCCACCCCGTTGCCGGACGTGCCCAACGAGTTGGCAACGTTGCTCGGCGATCCTGGCCGGCTCCATGCTGTGCCATCAACGCCACCGCCTACCAAGGTCGAGGTGTGTCCGGCAATCGTCTTGCCTGAAGCGCCGAACATACCGATCCCCGGTGATTTTGCCCGCTTTTACCAGACGTTCGGGAATGATCGATCGCACGACCTGATCAATGCAATCGCTTTGCTAGGCTTGCCACTTGGATCACCTCGACGTGAATTAACCGGAGATTGTCGTCAAGAGGTTGCCGTGCTCTATACCGAACGTCAACGCTTAGAGTTACACCCAGAGAACGATTGGCCATACCGTGTCCAAGGTTCGCATCTCGGTACCGTTGCCTTTCGTTACAGTTATCCCAACGAATCGGTTATACCACGCACCAATCTCGACGACCCGGCAACCTTTGCGCATCCGCGCTTTCGTGCCTTCTACGAACGCTACGGTGGGCTAAGCATGTTTGGATATCCGATTAGCGGTGCTCTGATCGAACGCGACCCCAACACCGGGCGGGATCTGGTGGTGCAATACTTTGAGCGGGCCAGATTTGAGCTAGACCCGGTTATTCCGCCTCCAGAAAATCCACTGTGGCAAGTACGTTTGGGCTTGCTCGGACGTGAAGTAGGATCATTAGCGATGAACATTCTCTGCCCAACCAGCATCGCACCGGCAGCGAGTAGTAGTCTACCGGCGACAATCCCTGCGCTTACCCCGACGATCGCCGACGTAGCCCAACGTGACGGTGGAGAAACATTGGCGATTACAGCGCTCATCGTCCTCGCGCTCGCTTTCGTCGGAACCCTCATGGTCGCAATGTACGATTTGTATCGTTATGCCGAACGACACCCGATCGCCGGCCTTAACAGACGACGCGGCCATCCAGCGACGAGCAGCGATTCACTATCTCCACGAACTGAAACATGGCAAGAACAACTGAAGAGGTTTCCTTCGTGGCGCAGACCGGCATCATCCTCGGAGTCAGAGTCACGTGAAGACACAGCCATGCCTACTGCACCTAAATCTTTCTTATTAAAATGGCACAAAGGTAAACGTGATACTGAAAGCGCAACACCCAAGCGACCGGCATGGCGCCAACCTTCACGTTCGCGCACAAACCAGACCCAACCAACTGAATCGTCATCTGCTCACATCACTGACCAACGGCCGGCACTAACCAATCCAAGGTCAATAGATACCTTGCGGCAGCCTACAAACGAGTCTGGATCACCCGAGTCATCGCACAACCGGGCAGAACGAGAGTGGCTCGATGAAGCGACGTCCAACCTGTTCCCGAACAGAACCGACCATCCGGTAGACTGGAGTGATCTCCCACCGGCCGAGCGCGAGCGGTGGATGCAAGAATTGGGACCATTGACCGAGACAATGGACACCGATGTACCACCGGCAGAGCGCGCTCGTTGGCAAGCGGAAATCGAAACACCGACCCCAATGGACGAACCGGATTGGGACCACACCGAACCCCCGGTCTCACCACCGGCGAACAGTCGTGCCACGCGCCGTCTTGAAGATACGACTGCCGAACCACCGCAGCAACCACCCGGTGATGACGACGAACTATTGCGAAAACTGCTTGGTATATACTAA
- a CDS encoding tautomerase family protein translates to MPMLEVFYSGDHPPTREQKRAFATAASTIFQRVIGTPPGRLQLMIRVLEREDTLAILDDGEKEEKE, encoded by the coding sequence ATGCCAATGCTCGAGGTGTTTTACAGTGGCGATCATCCACCGACACGCGAACAGAAGCGCGCCTTTGCCACTGCGGCCAGTACGATTTTCCAGCGGGTGATCGGGACCCCGCCGGGGCGTTTACAACTGATGATACGGGTTCTCGAACGTGAAGATACGTTAGCCATCCTCGACGACGGGGAGAAGGAGGAGAAGGAATAA
- a CDS encoding metal ABC transporter ATP-binding protein, giving the protein MTVAVSPASVQIADSTIAPALDIRHLTVRYREIEAISDVSATIAVGEHIAIIGPNGAGKSTLLKAIAGLQPIATGEIRWFGNTQAEPNTIAYVPQRLQVDWRFPVSVSDVVLMGRVGRIGLFRRPSAHDRLLVQRALERVGLAAFANRQIGQLSGGQQQRVFLARALAQEARLLLMDEPLVGLDIPSQDEIFRALASLRSERVTVLTALHDLQQASRYFDRVMLLNRRLIAFAPAREAFTAMNLVATYGGHLHLTSSGDSILTIADSCCDSSQMTHHD; this is encoded by the coding sequence ATGACGGTTGCAGTATCCCCCGCTTCGGTGCAAATTGCCGATTCGACAATTGCGCCGGCGCTTGACATTCGCCATCTCACCGTTCGCTATCGCGAGATTGAAGCGATTAGCGATGTTTCAGCCACAATTGCCGTGGGCGAACATATCGCGATTATCGGTCCAAATGGAGCCGGCAAAAGTACGCTCCTAAAGGCAATTGCCGGTCTGCAACCAATTGCTACCGGTGAAATTCGCTGGTTCGGCAATACCCAAGCCGAACCGAACACCATCGCGTATGTTCCGCAACGACTGCAAGTAGACTGGCGCTTTCCGGTGTCCGTCAGTGACGTTGTGTTGATGGGGCGGGTTGGCCGGATCGGTTTATTCCGCCGGCCATCGGCCCACGATCGTTTGCTCGTTCAACGGGCACTCGAACGAGTAGGACTGGCTGCATTTGCCAATCGTCAAATCGGGCAGTTGTCGGGTGGGCAGCAGCAACGGGTCTTTTTGGCACGAGCGTTAGCCCAAGAAGCTCGTCTGTTGTTGATGGACGAACCACTGGTGGGGTTGGATATCCCATCGCAAGATGAGATATTCCGTGCATTGGCCTCACTACGGAGTGAGCGGGTGACGGTCTTGACCGCATTGCACGATCTGCAACAGGCGAGCCGGTATTTCGACCGTGTGATGCTGCTCAACCGACGGCTCATTGCCTTTGCGCCGGCTCGTGAAGCGTTTACCGCGATGAATCTCGTCGCCACCTACGGCGGCCATCTCCATCTGACCAGCAGCGGCGATAGCATCTTGACTATCGCCGATAGTTGTTGTGATTCCTCACAAATGACACACCATGATTGA
- a CDS encoding aldehyde dehydrogenase: protein MDYPFFQVQHYIDGQFVDGGPRFEIIYPATNHVIGSAPEAGMAEVDAAVQAAARAFRQWSRTSVAERRLILKQFAQLIREHEAELAAIETWDVGRPISENRAGYIPRIAANIEFFADFAATHGSEAYPMDNGYINYVLRQPVGVAALIAPWNIPLLQATWKMGPALAFGNTVVLKPAELTPIGTWRLAQLAHEAGLPPGVVNVIHGFGPNSAGEFLTKHPDVRLISFTGETTTGKVIMTVAAATLKRVSFELGGKGANIIFADADLERAVAISLRSSFFNQGEFCLAGPRILVQRPIYETFLERFQAAAQRLNVGDPFDPATQVGALIAREHLDRVSGYIEVARTSAARIVLGGGRPELPAPFDQGNFLQPTIIVDVKPQDRVCQEEIFGPVVTVAPFDEEEEVIAMANGVSYGLSAVVQTRDVGRAVRLGAALEAGTIWVNDFFVRDLRVPFGGMKNSGIGREGGHYSLEFYTEAKTICLSNQ from the coding sequence ATGGATTACCCATTTTTTCAGGTGCAACACTACATCGACGGCCAGTTCGTCGATGGTGGACCGCGATTTGAGATTATTTACCCGGCGACCAACCACGTCATAGGTTCGGCGCCGGAAGCCGGCATGGCTGAAGTTGATGCAGCGGTGCAAGCCGCGGCACGCGCCTTTCGGCAGTGGAGTCGTACCTCGGTCGCCGAGCGTCGGCTCATTCTAAAGCAGTTTGCGCAACTTATCCGCGAGCATGAAGCTGAACTAGCTGCGATTGAAACGTGGGATGTCGGGCGACCGATCAGTGAAAATCGGGCCGGCTACATTCCACGGATTGCAGCGAACATCGAATTTTTCGCCGATTTTGCGGCGACGCACGGGAGCGAAGCCTATCCGATGGATAACGGCTATATCAACTACGTGCTGCGTCAACCGGTCGGTGTGGCAGCACTCATTGCACCGTGGAACATTCCGCTTTTGCAGGCCACGTGGAAGATGGGACCGGCGCTCGCGTTCGGCAATACGGTTGTTCTGAAACCGGCCGAGTTAACCCCGATTGGAACGTGGCGGTTGGCTCAACTAGCGCACGAAGCCGGTCTGCCACCGGGTGTGGTCAACGTGATCCACGGTTTTGGCCCCAACTCAGCCGGCGAATTCTTGACCAAACACCCTGATGTGAGGTTGATCTCGTTCACCGGTGAGACAACCACCGGCAAGGTCATCATGACTGTTGCGGCTGCCACCCTCAAACGAGTCTCCTTTGAATTAGGTGGTAAAGGCGCAAACATCATCTTTGCCGACGCCGATCTCGAACGGGCGGTAGCGATCAGCTTACGTTCGTCCTTCTTCAATCAAGGTGAATTTTGTCTGGCCGGACCACGGATCCTCGTTCAGCGACCAATCTACGAAACTTTTCTCGAACGGTTTCAAGCGGCAGCGCAGCGGCTCAACGTTGGTGATCCGTTCGATCCGGCGACGCAGGTCGGCGCACTGATCGCCCGCGAGCATCTCGACCGCGTCAGCGGATACATCGAAGTGGCCCGCACAAGTGCAGCACGGATCGTCCTTGGCGGAGGGCGTCCGGAACTACCGGCACCGTTCGATCAAGGAAACTTTCTACAGCCGACGATTATCGTCGATGTCAAGCCACAAGATCGCGTTTGTCAAGAAGAGATCTTTGGGCCGGTGGTAACGGTAGCACCGTTTGACGAAGAAGAGGAAGTGATTGCGATGGCCAACGGCGTAAGCTATGGTCTATCAGCAGTAGTCCAGACCCGCGACGTAGGACGGGCAGTGCGTCTTGGTGCTGCCCTGGAGGCCGGTACGATCTGGGTCAACGACTTCTTTGTGCGTGATCTGCGTGTACCGTTTGGCGGTATGAAAAACAGCGGCATTGGGCGCGAAGGCGGCCACTACAGCCTGGAGTTCTACACGGAGGCCAAGACGATATGCCTGAGCAATCAGTAG
- a CDS encoding GDP-mannose 4,6-dehydratase — protein MRVFITGITGPVGSFLADYLLTIPGLDIHAFKRWRSDPRPIEHLLSKITIHEGDIEDAFSVDRAIAAARPDRIFHLAAQSYPSASWDAPILTMRANVEGTINVLEAARRHVPHARIHIAGTSAEYGPVRPDEVPIREEHPLRPASPYGVSKVAAELSGLQYHASYGLHVVVTRSFNHVGPRQGDRCSIQTFCRQMALIEAGRQSPVIYVGNLSPRRDFTHTRDVARALWLLLEHGTPGEVYNLCSGRAVRIGDIVDMVVAMGRVPVTVHVDPARLRPVDEPILQGDNSKLRAVTGWQPEIGIEQIVAEVLAYWRAQLGVPRS, from the coding sequence ATGCGAGTCTTTATCACCGGCATTACCGGTCCGGTCGGCAGCTTTCTGGCTGATTACCTGCTGACCATACCCGGTCTTGATATTCACGCATTCAAACGCTGGCGTAGCGATCCGCGCCCGATTGAGCATTTGCTGAGCAAGATCACGATTCACGAGGGCGACATTGAGGATGCTTTTTCGGTCGACCGCGCAATCGCTGCTGCCCGGCCCGACCGTATCTTCCACCTTGCCGCCCAGAGCTACCCTAGTGCGTCGTGGGATGCACCGATTCTGACAATGCGAGCCAATGTAGAGGGCACGATTAACGTGCTCGAAGCGGCCCGTCGTCATGTGCCGCATGCCCGCATCCACATTGCCGGGACCAGTGCCGAGTATGGGCCGGTACGACCCGATGAGGTGCCGATCCGTGAGGAGCATCCACTCCGCCCGGCCAGTCCCTACGGCGTGAGCAAAGTCGCCGCCGAGCTGAGTGGTTTGCAATATCACGCCAGCTACGGCCTGCACGTTGTCGTCACCCGCTCGTTCAACCATGTCGGGCCGCGCCAGGGCGACCGCTGCTCGATCCAGACCTTCTGCCGCCAGATGGCCTTGATCGAAGCGGGCCGGCAGTCACCAGTGATCTATGTAGGTAATCTATCGCCGCGTCGCGATTTTACCCATACCCGTGATGTAGCACGCGCATTGTGGTTGTTGCTGGAACACGGCACACCCGGCGAGGTTTACAATCTCTGTTCGGGTCGAGCTGTACGTATTGGCGATATTGTCGATATGGTGGTGGCAATGGGGCGTGTGCCGGTGACGGTACACGTTGATCCAGCGCGTTTGCGTCCGGTCGATGAACCGATTTTACAAGGCGACAACAGCAAACTACGTGCAGTCACCGGCTGGCAGCCTGAGATCGGGATCGAGCAGATTGTGGCCGAGGTATTAGCGTATTGGCGGGCACAACTTGGCGTTCCACGGTCGTAG